A region of Vitis riparia cultivar Riparia Gloire de Montpellier isolate 1030 chromosome 1, EGFV_Vit.rip_1.0, whole genome shotgun sequence DNA encodes the following proteins:
- the LOC117919015 gene encoding pentatricopeptide repeat-containing protein At5g13270, chloroplastic yields MAGLPLPPPNPPPLSTRDQTSTSSSANFAQIPSWVSLKRSSSTIRTKKTQQGKLENLHLVSLSKQGKLKEAHDFLKEMDDADVSVTPHSYQCLFEACGKLRSLADGRLIHDRLRRTAKNPSGSIENCLLRMYCDCGSFIDAQKVFDEMLMKNLVSWVIVISAYAQNGELEKAIRLFSDMQASGIRPNSAVYMSLLQSCLGPSFLELGKQIHSHVIRAQLNANITVETAICNMYVRCGWLEGAKLVFDGMDAQNAVTWTGLMVGYTQAKKLEVALELFARMAMEGVELDEFVFSIVLKVCCGLEDWDMGRQIHSHIVKLGFESEVSVGTPLVDFYAKCGDIESAYRSFGRISEPNDVSWSALISGFSQSGRLEDCIKIFTSLRSKGMVLNSFIYTSVFQACSAQANLNMGSQAHGDAIKRGLVSYLYGESAMVTMYSKCGRLDYARRAFESIDEPDAVAWTAMISGYAYHGNAAEALGLFRRMQSYGVRPNAVTFIAVLTACSHSGLVAEAKQYLGSMSRDYGVKPMIDHYDCMIDTYSRAGLLQEALELINRMPFEPDAMSWKSLLGGCWAHCDLKLGKIAAENLFRLDPGDTAGYILLFNLYSAFGKWEEAGHVRKLMAERELKKEVSCSWISVKGQVHRFVVGDRHHPQTEAIYSKLEEFKCSVVDSPVRLLNEEDDVSCSLPARKEQLLDHSEKLAIAFGLISTEDNAPILVFKNLRACRDCHEFGKQVSMVTGRQIVVRDSTRFHHFKSGKCSCNDYW; encoded by the coding sequence ATGGCGGGTCTTCCACTACCGCCTCCAAACCCTCCACCTTTATCAACTCGCGATCAGACTTCAACTTCAAGCTCCGCGAACTTCGCTCAAATTCCTTCATGGGTATCGCTGAAACGCAGTTCTTCTACGATCAGAACCAAGAAAACCCAACAAGGGAAGCTCGAGAATTTACATTTGGTTTCACTTTCCAAACAAGGGAAGCTCAAGGAAGCCCATGATTTTCTCAAAGAAATGGACGATGCTGATGTTTCTGTGACCCCACACTCCTATCAATGCCTCTTTGAAGCATGTGGGAAGTTGAGATCATTGGCTGATGGAAGATTAATTCACGATCGGCTGCGAAGAACAGCGAAGAACCCATCTGGGTCTATTGAGAATTGTCTTCTGAGAATGTACTGTGATTGTGGGAGTTTCATAGATGCACAGAAAGTGTTCGATGAAATGCTTATGAAAAACTTGGTGTCTTGGGTTATAGTCATATCTGCTTATGCCCAGAATGGAGAATTGGAGAAAGCTATTAGGTTGTTTTCTGATATGCAGGCATCGGGAATTAGACCGAACTCTGCTGTCTATATGAGCCTCTTGCAGTCTTGCTTAGGTCCTTCATTTCTAGAGCTTGGTAAACAGATACATTCCCATGTGATTAGAGCTCAGTTGAATGCCAATATTACAGTGGAAACAGCCATATGCAACATGTATGTGAGATGTGGGTGGTTAGAGGGGGCCAAGCTTGTTTTTGATGGGATGGATGCACAGAATGCTGTGACTTGGACTGGGTTGATGGTGGGTTACACTCAAGCAAAGAAGCTGGAGGTTGCTTTGGAACTGTTTGCTAGGATGGCAATGGAAGGCGTGGAATTGGATGAGTTTGTATTCTCTATTGTTCTCAAGGTGTGTTGCGGGTTGGAGGACTGGGATATGGGGAGGCAGATTCATAGTCACATTGTTAAACTCGGGTTCGAATCAGAAGTTTCAGTGGGGACTCCTCTTGTGGACTTCTATGCCAAATGTGGAGATATAGAATCTGCATATCGATCATTTGGGAGGATATCTGAGCCAAATGATGTTTCATGGAGTGCTCTAATTTCGGGTTTTTCCCAATCTGGTAGGTTGGAGGATTGTATTAAGATCTTTACGTCTTTGAGGAGTAAAGGCATGGTTTTAAATTCTTTCATATACACCAGTGTTTTTCAAGCCTGTTCGGCACAAGCAAACTTGAACATGGGCAGCCAAGCTCATGGGGATGCAATAAAAAGAGGTCTTGTTTCATACCTATATGGAGAGAGTGCAATGGTTACTATGTATTCAAAATGTGGGAGATTAGACTATGCTCGTCGGGCCTTTGAATCAATAGATGAGCCTGATGCTGTGGCTTGGACTGCCATGATTTCAGGTTATGCCTATCATGGCAATGCAGCAGAAGCTCTAGGGCTTTTCAGGAGGATGCAGAGTTATGGTGTTAGGCCAAATGCGGTTACCTTCATAGCAGTTTTAACTGCTTGTAGCCATTCGGGTTTAGTTGCAGAGGCCAAGCAGTACCTCGGCTCAATGAGCAGGGACTATGGTGTGAAGCCAATGATCGATCACTATGATTGTATGATTGATACATACTCTCGTGCTGGGCTGCTCCAGGAGGCACTTGAATTGATAAACAGGATGCCATTTGAACCCGACGCCATGAGCTGGAAGAGCTTACTGGGTGGGTGTTGGGCTCATTGCGACCTCAAGCTTGGAAAGATTGCAGCAGAAAACCTTTTTCGGTTGGACCCAGGAGACACCGCTGGCTACATTCTCCTGTTCAACTTGTATTCTGCCTTTGGAAAATGGGAAGAAGCAGGCCATGTTCGGAAACTGATGGCTGAAAGAGAGTTGAAGAAGGAGGTCAGCTGCAGCTGGATCTCAGTAAAAGGTCAAGTACACCGGTTTGTAGTTGGTGACAGGCACCATCCACAAACAGAAGCCATCTACTCAAAGCTAGAGGAATTCAAATGTTCTGTTGTTGACAGCCCGGTTCGGCTCCTGAATGAGGAAGATGACGTTTCTTGCAGTCTGCCTGCGCGGAAGGAGCAGCTTCTTGACCACAGTGAGAAACTGGCTATTGCATTTGGGCTAATATCTACAGAAGACAACGCCCCCATTCTAGTTTTCAAGAACCTCCGGGCTTGCAGAGATTGCCACGAGTTTGGAAAGCAGGTGTCAATGGTGACAGGACGCCAGATTGTGGTTAGAGATTCCACCAGATTCCATCACTTCAAATCTGGGAAATGTTCTTGCAACGACTATTGGTGA
- the LOC117920707 gene encoding transcription factor ICE1-like isoform X1 encodes MLPRSNDVVWTRSDAVSWSKNSNDNRFGDGGVDGERTSSVSALKAIVEEEWLVSGVEMKGNLVSQSQSGAVNSLLHPMDCSSSCSPASAFGLDPAFQGKSCLSSMVCGYPFDGSFDLVCDPGFLEPIPEIQAPSSSSLMGFNDLASQPLMGASNLGSNSQFPATHLAGNGGSAATGGFNPSGFEGFVGSSLFVDRCKVLKPLENFPSVGSQPTLFQKRAILRRNSTERAGNYGVSGQEGSAIPVRVAGEDKGKRPVVEEEMDKMRKDKSNDEDDMDEASIARSGLIYDSDDAIENHKVEETANDGGDNSNLNGSSIGGDRKGKKKGLPAKNLMAERRRRKKLNDRLYMLRSVVPKISKMDRASILADAIEYLKELLQRINDLQNELESITPQSLLQPTSSFQPLTPTIPTLPCRVREEICPGSLPSPNSQPRVEVRQREGGAVNIHMFCARRPGLLLSAMRALDGLGLDVQQAVISCFNGFALDVFQAEQSKEGLEVLPEQIKAVLLNIAGFHGVM; translated from the exons ATGTTACCCAGGTCGAACGACGTCGTTTGGACGCGAAGCGACGCCGTTTCCTGGTCGAAGAACAGCAACGACAACAGGTTTGGTGATGGCGGCGTTGATGGTGAGAGGACGAGTTCGGTGTCTGCGTTGAAGGCCATTGTTGAGGAGGAGTGGTTGGTGAGCGGTGTcgaaatgaaaggaaatttgGTGTCTCAGAGTCAGAGCGGAGCGGTGAATTCACTGTTGCATCCAATGGACTGCTCGTCGTCGTGCTCGCCGGCGTCGGCGTTTGGTCTGGACCCGGCCTTTCAGGGCAAATCTTGCTTGTCCTCGATGGTTTGTGGGTACCCATTTGATGGCTCTTTTGATTTGGTATGTGACCCGGGGTTTCTTGAGCCGATACCCGAAATTCAGGCTCCGAGTTCGAGTTCTTTGATGGGTTTCAACGATTTGGCTTCGCAGCCCCTGATGGGTGCTTCAAATCTGGGCTCGAATTCGCAGTTTCCGGCTACCCATTTGGCGGGAAACGGCGGGAGTGCGGCCACCGGTGGGTTTAATCCATCGGGTTTTGAGGGTTTTGTGGGGAGTTCTCTGTTTGTGGACAGGTGTAAGGTGTTGAAACCGCTCGAGAACTTCCCTTCAGTTGGGTCACAGCCCACGCTGTTCCAGAAGAGAGCGATTCTCCGGCGAAATTCGACAGAAAGAGCGGGGAATTATGGAGTTTCGGGCCAAGAAGGCAGTGCAATTCCGGTTAGAGTTGCCGGAGAAGATAAGGGTAAGAGGCCGGTGGTGGAAGAAGAAATGGACAAGATGAGAAAGGACAAGAGCAATGATGAGGATGATATGGACGAAGCCAGCATTGCTCGGTCCGGTTTGATATACGATTCTGATGATGCAATTGAGAACCACAAGGTGGAGGAGACTGCAAATGATGGTGGAGACAACTCAAATTTGAATGGATCTTCCATTGGAGGAGAtcgaaaagggaagaaaaagggGCTGCCGGCGAAGAATTTGATGGCTGAGAGGCGCCGGAGAAAGAAGCTGAACGATAGGCTCTACATGCTGAGGTCTGTTGTTCCAAAGATCAGCAAG ATGGATAGAGCTTCAATCCTGGCGGATGCTATTGAGTACTTGAAGGAGTTACTGCAGAGGATCAACGACCTCCAGAATGAACTGGAGTCTATCACACCTCAATCTTTATTGCAGCCTACTTCAAGTTTCCAGCCATTGACACCAACTATTCCTACCTTGCCCTGCCGTGTTAGGGAGGAAATCTGCCCGGGCTCATTGCCAAGTCCTAATAGTCAGCCAAGG GTTGAAGTGAGGCAAAGAGAAGGGGGAGCTGTCAACATCCACATGTTTTGTGCTCGTAGACCCGGCCTTTTGCTCTCTGCCATGAGAGCTTTGGATGGCCTTGGGCTAGACGTTCAACAGGCGGTCATCAGCTGTTTCAATGGGTTTGCTCTGGATGTCTTCCAAGCTGAG CAATCCAAGGAAGGTTTGGAGGTCCTGCCTGAGCAAATTAAAGCTGTACTTTTGAACATAGCCGGCTTCCATGGTGTGATGTAG
- the LOC117920707 gene encoding transcription factor ICE1-like isoform X2 → MLPRSNDVVWTRSDAVSWSKNSNDNRFGDGGVDGERTSSVSALKAIVEEEWLVSGVEMKGNLVSQSQSGAVNSLLHPMDCSSSCSPASAFGLDPAFQGKSCLSSMVCGYPFDGSFDLVCDPGFLEPIPEIQAPSSSSLMGFNDLASQPLMGASNLGSNSQFPATHLAGNGGSAATGGFNPSGFEGFVGSSLFVDRCKVLKPLENFPSVGSQPTLFQKRAILRRNSTERAGNYGVSGQEGSAIPVRVAGEDKGKRPVVEEEMDKMRKDKSNDEDDMDEASIARSGLIYDSDDAIENHKVEETANDGGDNSNLNGSSIGGDRKGKKKGLPAKNLMAERRRRKKLNDRLYMLRSVVPKISKVEVRQREGGAVNIHMFCARRPGLLLSAMRALDGLGLDVQQAVISCFNGFALDVFQAEQSKEGLEVLPEQIKAVLLNIAGFHGVM, encoded by the exons ATGTTACCCAGGTCGAACGACGTCGTTTGGACGCGAAGCGACGCCGTTTCCTGGTCGAAGAACAGCAACGACAACAGGTTTGGTGATGGCGGCGTTGATGGTGAGAGGACGAGTTCGGTGTCTGCGTTGAAGGCCATTGTTGAGGAGGAGTGGTTGGTGAGCGGTGTcgaaatgaaaggaaatttgGTGTCTCAGAGTCAGAGCGGAGCGGTGAATTCACTGTTGCATCCAATGGACTGCTCGTCGTCGTGCTCGCCGGCGTCGGCGTTTGGTCTGGACCCGGCCTTTCAGGGCAAATCTTGCTTGTCCTCGATGGTTTGTGGGTACCCATTTGATGGCTCTTTTGATTTGGTATGTGACCCGGGGTTTCTTGAGCCGATACCCGAAATTCAGGCTCCGAGTTCGAGTTCTTTGATGGGTTTCAACGATTTGGCTTCGCAGCCCCTGATGGGTGCTTCAAATCTGGGCTCGAATTCGCAGTTTCCGGCTACCCATTTGGCGGGAAACGGCGGGAGTGCGGCCACCGGTGGGTTTAATCCATCGGGTTTTGAGGGTTTTGTGGGGAGTTCTCTGTTTGTGGACAGGTGTAAGGTGTTGAAACCGCTCGAGAACTTCCCTTCAGTTGGGTCACAGCCCACGCTGTTCCAGAAGAGAGCGATTCTCCGGCGAAATTCGACAGAAAGAGCGGGGAATTATGGAGTTTCGGGCCAAGAAGGCAGTGCAATTCCGGTTAGAGTTGCCGGAGAAGATAAGGGTAAGAGGCCGGTGGTGGAAGAAGAAATGGACAAGATGAGAAAGGACAAGAGCAATGATGAGGATGATATGGACGAAGCCAGCATTGCTCGGTCCGGTTTGATATACGATTCTGATGATGCAATTGAGAACCACAAGGTGGAGGAGACTGCAAATGATGGTGGAGACAACTCAAATTTGAATGGATCTTCCATTGGAGGAGAtcgaaaagggaagaaaaagggGCTGCCGGCGAAGAATTTGATGGCTGAGAGGCGCCGGAGAAAGAAGCTGAACGATAGGCTCTACATGCTGAGGTCTGTTGTTCCAAAGATCAGCAAG GTTGAAGTGAGGCAAAGAGAAGGGGGAGCTGTCAACATCCACATGTTTTGTGCTCGTAGACCCGGCCTTTTGCTCTCTGCCATGAGAGCTTTGGATGGCCTTGGGCTAGACGTTCAACAGGCGGTCATCAGCTGTTTCAATGGGTTTGCTCTGGATGTCTTCCAAGCTGAG CAATCCAAGGAAGGTTTGGAGGTCCTGCCTGAGCAAATTAAAGCTGTACTTTTGAACATAGCCGGCTTCCATGGTGTGATGTAG